In Bacteroidota bacterium, the following proteins share a genomic window:
- a CDS encoding LemA family protein — MIFLLVIVGISALVFALTYNSLIAKKNAVENSFGTMDALLKKRYDLIPNIVATAQQYMNYEKDTLTKITELRAKAVSGNISTDEKTVLSNQVAPLLRNILVSAENYPELKANSNFTELQHTLRDLEEQISSSRTGYNTIVTEFNNAIEMFPSNFVAGLMGLQRKPVFEIPAEERKNVNVRELFNQK, encoded by the coding sequence ATGATTTTTCTTCTTGTCATAGTTGGAATTAGCGCGCTCGTTTTTGCACTCACGTATAATTCTCTCATTGCGAAAAAAAATGCGGTGGAAAATTCTTTTGGCACGATGGATGCATTGCTGAAGAAACGATACGATTTAATTCCGAACATTGTTGCCACCGCTCAGCAATACATGAATTATGAAAAAGACACGCTCACAAAAATTACGGAACTCCGGGCGAAAGCAGTTTCAGGAAATATTTCCACCGATGAAAAAACAGTTTTGTCAAATCAGGTTGCTCCTCTTCTAAGAAATATTTTAGTGTCGGCAGAAAACTATCCTGAACTCAAAGCGAATTCTAACTTCACCGAATTGCAACATACACTCAGAGATTTGGAAGAACAGATTTCTTCTTCGCGAACCGGTTACAATACTATTGTTACTGAATTCAACAACGCCATTGAAATGTTCCCGAGCAATTTTGTGGCAGGATTAATGGGCTTGCAGCGAAAACCGGTTTTTGAAATCCCGGCAGAGGAAAGAAAAAATGTAAATGTGAGAGAACTTTTCAATCAGAAATAA
- a CDS encoding ferritin, with protein sequence MLSKKIEDALNRQIESEAMSSQLYLAMASWAEVKGYSGSAKFLYAHSGEERQHMLKLFQYINERSGHAVVPALKQPPKNFTSLSDIFHQIFKHEVAVSSEINKLVDISLSEKDYTTNNFLQWYVSEQVEEERLAKQIVDRLNLVGEDKGGMFLFDKELEGLSTAVK encoded by the coding sequence ATGCTTTCAAAAAAAATTGAAGACGCGCTCAACCGTCAGATAGAATCGGAAGCCATGTCATCGCAATTATATCTGGCAATGGCTTCGTGGGCGGAAGTAAAAGGATACAGCGGCTCGGCAAAATTTCTTTACGCGCATTCCGGTGAAGAGCGCCAGCACATGCTGAAACTTTTTCAATATATTAATGAACGAAGCGGACATGCAGTAGTTCCTGCACTCAAGCAGCCGCCAAAAAATTTCACTTCGCTTTCAGATATATTTCATCAGATTTTTAAACACGAAGTAGCAGTTTCTTCCGAAATAAATAAACTCGTGGATATTTCTCTTTCGGAAAAGGATTACACCACAAATAATTTTTTGCAGTGGTATGTTTCCGAGCAGGTGGAAGAAGAGCGCCTTGCGAAACAAATTGTGGACAGATTGAATCTGGTGGGAGAAGATAAAGGCGGAATGTTTCTTTTCGATAAAGAACTGGAAGGGCTTTCAACTGCGGTAAAATAA